A region of the Synechococcus sp. PCC 7502 genome:
CCCGCATTGCCGATCACATTGCCAAACTGATTTAACAGATCATCATAAGTACATTTGCTTAGGCTTCACCCCCTGTGGGATAGTTCTTTGAAGCATTTTGAGGCTATAAAATCTAAATTCGATTTTCCCATACCTACAAACGTAAAGATGTGTTAAGCTGTCTCAATAATAGTTGCTACATAATAGGTTAAACCTAAGGTAGAATCTTATTATTTAGCAACAAAATTTTCCAGTTCAACGCTTTATCAGCAAATACTGGTTGTCAGTTTTAGAGTTACGGGTTTCGTGATTTCTGAAAACGGCAGCAATAATTAGTTAACTCAAATTAAGTCTGTTTAAGTTTATTAGGTTTAGAGGATTTTAATTTATGACCATTGCAATCGGGCGATCGCAGCAAGCTGAAAGAGGATGGTTTGACATCCTTGACGACTGGCTAAAGCGTGATCGATTTGTATTTATCGGCTGGAGCGGTCTTTTGCTCTTCCCTACTGCATTTTTAGCGGTTGGTGGCTGGATGACTGGCACCACATTTGCTTCTTCTTGGTACACCCACGGATTGGCTTCTAGCTACCTTGAAGGTGCTAACTTTTTGACTGTTGCTGTGTCTTCTCCTGCTCTCAGCATGGGACACTCTCTCTTACTACTTTGGGGACCTGAGGCACAGGGTGACTTTACCAGATGGATTCAAATTGGTGGTCTATGGACATTTGTAGCACTACATGGTGCTTTTGGATTGATTGGCTTTATGCTCCGTCAATTTGAAATTTCCCGTCTAGTTGGTATTCGTCCTTACAATGCGATCGCATTTTCTGGTCCAATCGCTGTATTCGTATCTGTATTTTTACTCTACCCCCTAGGACAATCTGGCTGGTTCTTTGGACCTAGCTTTGGTGTTGCTGGCATTTTCCGCTTTATCTTGTTCCTACAAGGCTTCCATAACTGGACACTTAACCCCTTCCACATGATGGGTGTAGCTGGTATTCTCGGTGGAGCTTTACTCTGCGCTATTCATGGTGCAACCGTAGAAAACACCTTATACGATGATGGTGAAGGTTCTAATACTTTTGTA
Encoded here:
- the psbD gene encoding photosystem II D2 protein (photosystem q(a) protein) — encoded protein: MTIAIGRSQQAERGWFDILDDWLKRDRFVFIGWSGLLLFPTAFLAVGGWMTGTTFASSWYTHGLASSYLEGANFLTVAVSSPALSMGHSLLLLWGPEAQGDFTRWIQIGGLWTFVALHGAFGLIGFMLRQFEISRLVGIRPYNAIAFSGPIAVFVSVFLLYPLGQSGWFFGPSFGVAGIFRFILFLQGFHNWTLNPFHMMGVAGILGGALLCAIHGATVENTLYDDGEGSNTFVAFNPTQAEETYSMVTANRFWSQIFGIAFSNKRWLHFFMLFVPVTGLWFSSVGIVGLALNLRAYDFISQEVRAAEDPEFETFYTKNLLLNEGIRAWMAPQDQPAEKFIFPEEVLPRGNAL